The region GCCCGCGAGTTCGACATCGAACTCGAGTGTCCCACGGACGACTTGATCAACACCTCCCGCGAGGTCGTTCAGGAGCGGTTTTACCGGATGCTCCACGAGCACATTCAGGACCATACGAACACGCTCGTCTTTACGAACACCCGTTCGGGCGCAGAACGGGTCCTGCACAACCTCCGCGAGAACTTCGACGCCTACGACGAGGAGAACTCTGGCTGTCACCACGGCAGCCTCTCGAAGGAGGTTCGTCACGACATCGAGAGCCGGCTCAAAGACGGCACGCTCGACGTGGTGACCACCTCAACGAGCCTCGAGTTGGGGATCGACATGCCCCACGTCGACCTCGTGGTCCAAGTTGGGTCGCCCAAATCCGTCGCCTCGCTGCTCCAGCGGGTCGGCCGCGCCGGCCACCGCGTCGGCCAGACCGTCACCGGGCGGGTCATCGCGCTGGACCGAGACGAACTCCTCGAGTGTGCCGTCATGCTGAAAAAGGCCGAGGAGGGGTTCGTCGACTCAGTTTCGATCCCCGAAAACGCACAGGACGTGGCAGCCCAGCAGGTCTACGGGATGGCAATCGCCGAGATTCGCCCCGAGGAGGAGGTGACGAACATTCTACGTCGTGCCTATCCCTACCGCGACTACTCCGAGGCTGAGTGGGAGTCACTCTGTCGGTACCTCACCGCCGACTACGCCGGCCTCGAGGACAAGAACGTCTACGCGAAGATCTGGCGCGACGAGAACGACCCGCCAGACGGCGAGCACCACTACGAGGAGTATCCGGTCGGCGAACCCCTGATCGGCAAGCGCGGCCGACTCGCGCGGGTAATCTACATGACCAATATCGGAACGATTCCGGACTCCTTCACCTGCGATGTCTACACCCGCGCCAGCGACGAGTGGGTCGGCCAACTCGATGAGAACTATCTGGACACGCTCGAGAAAGGCGACGTGTTCGTTCTCGGCGGCGATCACTTCGAATTCCGGTACCGCCGCGGGTCGAAAGTCTACGTCGACCGCACGCATTCGCGGCCAACGGTGCCGTCGTGGTACTCCGAACGCCTCCCGCTGTCGTACGATCTGGGCCGGGAGATTGTCGATTTTCAGGGGCAACTGCTGTCCCACTACGAGGAGGGCGGGCCGGCGCGAGTCCGCGCGTGGCTCCGAGAGTTCCCGTTAGACGACAACAGCGTCCGCGCCATTGCGCGACTGTTCGACCACCAACTCCAGTACGCCGGCCCAGAAAGCGTCAGCACGCCCGACCGACTCGCCATCGAGGTCGACCGCGACCGCGAGGAGTACGAACGCCACTACTACATCCACTCCGCATACGGCCGACAGTTCAACGACGGCCTCTCACGCCTGCTGGCGTATCGCTGTGCCCAGGAGGCGACCGCCAACGTCCGCGTCGCCGTCGCGGACAACGGCTTCGTGCTCTCGATGCCCCTGAATCGAAAAGTCGATCTCGAGAGCATCATCGACGATCTCTCGGCCGATCAGGTCCGGGATGATCTGCGCGCAGCGATTGCTGATACCGACCTGTTGCAACGGTATTTCCGGATCAATGCAACCCGCTCGCTGATGATCCTCAAACGCTACAAGGGCTACGAGAAATCCGCGAGCGAACAGCAGGTCTCGAGCGAGATGTTACTCGGCTTTGCGGAGGACCTCGAGAACTTCGCCGTCATCGAGGAGACCTACCGCGAAATTCTCGAGGACAAACTCGCCGTCGACGAACTCGAGTCCGTCGTCGACGCCATCGATTCGGGCGACCTCATAATCGAACGCCACCTCGTCGACTCGCCGACGCCGCGTGCCTTTGGCCTCGCGACACTCTCTGCGAGTGACGTTGTGCTCGCCGAAGACGAGAGTGCGGCCTTACAGGCGTTTCACGAGCACGTTCTCGAGGAGATTGGCACAGAGTCGATGCAAGGACTCGCCTCTGAATCAGAGTAGGGCTCGAGCCCACCACGAGGATTTCCGACACTAATTTTTAAATATAGTTCCCTGCGAACAACTCATTAATGTCAATAATTGTACGTCCCCGTTCGGTTATGATGCTGCCGATTGCCAATGTTGCCCTTCCGATTACCCTCATCCTCCTTATTCTGCTTGCAGGAGGTGCCATTTTTGTCGGGGTACTATTCGGTATCGTCACTCTCTTCCAGCGGTTCTCCCGCAACTCCAAAGAGCACACAGAACCGTGAGGAGGGAACAAACACACTACAGCAAAGCGTGGTATAATGCGCTCAGTCCGTACTATGACGTCCTCGTTGATCCTGTTCAGGGTCGTCTTCGGGGACGCGGAATTGAGTACCTCGGCGTCTCTCCCGACGACCGCGTTCTCGACATTGGCTGTGGGACCGGTCGCGGGGTGGCCACACTGCAGAACGCTGTCGGATCGGACGGCCAGGTCATCGGGATCGACATTGCAGAGCAGATGTGCCAACTCGCACGGGACCAGCTTGACGACGAGGATCCATCCGTGGTTGTCTGCGGCAATGCACTGTCGTTGCCATTCGATACCGACAGCTTCGACGTTGTCCTCGCGAGTTTCACGCTCGAGTTATTCGCCGACGATCATCGGACAACTGTACTCGAGGAAATCCATCGTGTGCTTAGACCAGGCGGTCGAATCTGTGTCATCAGCCCCACGACAGCGGCGAGCGATACCATCTCGCTGCTCTATACGCGACTCAACGACGTTTTTCCGACGCTGGTCGATAGTCGACCGCTCGATGTCAGTACCGTCCTTACGAACGCCGGATTCGGCGTCGTTCAGACCCACATCGAGTGGGTTCTCGTCGTCCCGGTCGAACTCGTCGTTGCCCACTGTGGGTTGCGTGGCTGAGGGCATCTCGGCGGCACCGACTGCTCCCTCTATGCTGGCCGAGTTTGCCTGCGAGAGAGACACCGCGTATTCCCACACTGCGGTCACTGACAGTGATCGTCTATCGAAGTGTCATAGAAGAGTCACATCGGCTACCGATTATCAATGTCCTCGAGTCGACGCCGACAGGTACAAACCTCCAATCGTTCCAGTTCGTGATATGCCCGGGAAGGTACCGCCGGAGAAGTTGCTCACACACGTCTTCAATCGGACGGGAACCACTGACACAGACGAGACGATCATCCAGGGGCCAGCCCATGGCGAGGACGCCGCGGCCATCGACTGGCCGGGCGGCAACCTTGTCGTGAGTTCCGACCCGATCTCGCTCGCCGCCTCGAAGGTCGGCACCCTCGGCGTCGCCATCGCCTGTAACGACGTCGCTGCGGCCGGGGCCGACCCACGCTGGCTGACCGCCGTTATCTTGCTCCCCGGCGAGAGCGCCGACCTCGAGACCATCACGACCGATCTCGACGCCGCTGCGAACGATGTCGGTGCGTCGATTGTCGGCGGCCACTCCGAGTACGTCGACCAACTCGAGCGCCCACTGCTCTCGTTGACGGCGATGGGTGCGACCGAGACGGTGATCCCGACCGGCGGGGCCGAACCCGGCGACCGAGTGATTTTGACGAAAGCGGCGGGCATCGAAGGAACCGCGATCCTCGCGTCTGATTTCGGCGACGAGTTCGACATTGACGACGACCTGCGCAAGCGCGCTGAAGCGTTTCTCGAGGACCTCTCGATCGTTCCAGATGCCCGCGTCGTCCGCGAGTACGCGACGGCGATGCACGATCCGACCGAAGGCGGTGTTGTGGCCGGACTACGGGAACTCGCCCGCGCCTCGGATGTTCGCCTCGAGGTCGACCGTGATGCGGTCCCGGTCCGTTCGGAAACCCGGCGGCTCTGTGACGCGGCCAACGTGGATCCGCTCCAGATTTTCGGCTCGGGTGCGTTGCTCGCGACCGTTCCAGCAGGCGCTGTCGATGACTGCCTCGCAGATCTCGCAAACGCCGGGATCGCAGCCGCCGAAATCGGCATCGCAACGGCTGGCGGCTCGGATGTGTTACTCGAGGGCGAGCCACTGACCGGCTCGCTCGAGGACGATCTGTATCCGCTCTGGGAGTCGGCTGACAGCGACGCCGATGCCTAACAGTAGATAGTAGTACGGTTTCGTTAGTTAGAGTGATTGGTGAAAATCGCGGTCAGTACAGGGCAAAGACATACCGAGTCGGTCCCGAACACGAAACACGAAATCTGTTCGTATTTCAGTTTCGCAGTCCCGTGAAGGGTATTTACGCTCAGGGAGCCACAGATTGGACGATGGCTACAGAGGCTTCCTTTACGGTACCATCCGACGAGTTCCCGTTGGGAACAGTGTTCGAGCAATTGCCGGATGTGTCGGTCGAACTGGAACGGATTATCCCTGCCCGAGACGTGGTGATCCCCTACTTCTGGGTTCGGGGAACCGAAGTTGACGATATCGAAGGGGCGTTCTCGGAGCATCCGGGCGTGACGGGAATCCAGTTCATCGACTCTGTCAAAGACGACCATCTGTTGCGCGTCGAATGGGCGGTGGATTACGACGACGTGTTAACCACGCTGACGGAGACGGAGATCGCACTCATCGAAGCTGTCGGGACGGACAAAGAGTGGACGTTCGATATTCGTGGTGACAGCCGCGACGATATTGCTGGTTTTCAATCCCGGTGTCGAGAGGTGGGGATCCCGATTACGCTCACGAAGCTACACGCGCTCACGCCTATTGAGACGGCTACCGAGGAGGCTCTCACTGCTACCCAACAGGAAGCGCTGGTGCTCGCCTACGAGCGCGGCTACTTCGAGTCCCCACGCGAAACAACGATGGAAGAGATCGGTGACGAACTTGGAATCACACAGCAGGCCGTCGCATCCAGACTCCGGCGCGGAATCAACTACATCCTCGGAAATACGCTATCTGACGTATCAGCGCCCTCTCGATAGAGGATTTATAAGCGTGTTGGATACTAAAAAGGGAGGATAAACCGTGTAGGTCTCAGATACTAGTATCATGAGTGAGACCTCCATCACATTCGATACAATTCTCGACCTATGTGGGGACGGGCACCGTCGTATTGTCCTTGCGATACTCTCGGCAGAACAGCGTTCGTTGACCGTGAATGACCTCCGGTCAACAATTCTCACCTATAATCATCATACGCCAGTTACCGACGCTTCTGAAGCGGTACTAACGGAAATTCAGATCGCGCTACACCACACGCACATTCCAAAGTTAGAATCAGCAGGAGTCATCGAATACGACTCGGAGCGCCAACTCGTGGAACCGACAGAACAGTTCGACCAGCTACAGCCCCATCTATCTGCGATTTTCAGTACTGATCCAAATCTTGACGAACCAATTGAATTGTGAGTTCATACAGGCGACTCTCTATTTTTCAATATGGCGCGTGAATCACTTTACTGGTGTCTGAATAGAGGTACAATCAATAAGCACACGTAGTTACCGGATTGCTCAATTCGGTTTTACGAACAATTCTACATACAAAACCCGTACTACTATAGTAACAACTGCAACTATTTATCCACGGATCGCACAGTTCACGGCTCGCTTCGCTCCCCGTCTGCTCACGGCGCGAAGCGCCGTTCGCATGGTATGCGAGACCGCTGGTCTCGCACTCTTCGTGTGTCCGCGGTTCTCGCTCACTTCGTTCGCTCCGAACCGCACTCCCGTCGTGCGATCAGGTGCGCATTGACTTGCAGTGGCTACTATAACTACTGCTACCGATGCGTCAGCGAACCGCCCGCGATCCGCGATCCGCGAGCCAGCAAGTCCACTGGCTGTGGCAGTGCTGATGGCTGATAAAATCGCTTCGGCTCCGTTGATTCATGTGTCTCGAGCGTCCCTGGCTGTGGACGGCGAGCACACAGCTCGATTGCACCCCGTGATTCCCTCCCCACTGGTTGCATTCGCTCGGTAATTTGCGATAGCTATTCATGAACGTTGTGGTACTCGATACCGACCAAGATGATTCGGTAACCACAGCTGCAAATGTACCTTTTTCCGCCTCGGGATTCCTCGCTTCGCGAGGAACCGCTCGGCGCAAAAATCTACGCTAAAAAGGCCGCTCGCTCCCGATGGTCGCTCGCGGGTGCAGTGTTTGTGCTTAACCGCAGTGGTAATTGCACCGCCTATACTTGCCACCGGTTTCACGGATAATTCTGACTAAAGAAACGCACTATAGTACCAACTGAAACTGTTTACACACCAATCGCACAGCCCTCGTGCGATTGGGTGTGCACTGACTTTCAGTGGCTACTATACTAACTGCTATCCCTGTGCCCACTCGAGCATCCGCTTATAAACTGGCTCGCTCGCTAGCGCGGTCCCGTCGCCGACGAGTACGAGTGCGCGCTTTGGGCGCGTCAGCGCGACGTTGATCCGACGATAGTCCTCGAAAATCGGCCCCTCGAGCGTGCCCGTCGCGGTAAAGGAGACGATGATGACCTCCTGACTCGAGCCCTGGAATCGGTCAACAGTGTCGACCGCCACGTCCTCGGGGACGTGCTTCGAAATTTCGGATACCTGGGCACGGAACGGCGCGATAACGCCAATATCCGTGCGCTCGAGGCCAGCCGCTTCGTAGGTCTCGATCAACTCGGCGATACGGGCGGCCTCCGCGCTGTCGGTGTAGCGACTGCCGTCGCCCTCGACGTCGACGAACGTGACTGGATCGTGCAGAGAGTCGGGAAGGGCGTCTCGAGAGACACCCTCGAGATCGTCGAGCGTCCGGGCTGCAACCTCGGGTTCGGCTGGGCGCAACTGGCCGTCGTAGAACTCGCTCGAGGCGAAGGCCTGAATCCGCTGGTTCATGCGGTACTGGCGGTCGAGCATGACGCCCGCGTCGGGGTGCAAGTCGATGAGGCGTTCAAACAGCGACTCCGTGAGTTCGTTTTCGGCGCGGACGACGGGCGGCAGCTGCTCGTGGTCACCAACGAGGACGAACCGCTCGGCGAGATTGATCGCCGCGTGCGTGCCGGGTTCGGTTAGCTGGGCGGCCTCATCAACCAGCGCAACGTTGAACTGCTGTTCTTTCATGATGCGAGAACCACAGGTAGCCGTCGTCGCCGCGACGACCTGTGCGTTCTCGAGTTCAGCGAGACAATCTTCGGGTTCGCCCGACCGCTCTAAGCGATACGGTTGCATGTCGTCGCGAACGCCGCTTTCAGAGCCGACGCGGACGACGCGGTCCGACTCGAGATTGTCACCGAGTTGCTCGAGGACGGCCTCCAAGGCGTTGTCCACAGCCCGGTTCGTAAACGCCGACAGAAGGACTCGCTCCCCGCGTTCGACCATCGCGCGGATGGCTCGAGCGATGGTGTACGTCTTTCCGGTACCTGGTGGGCCGTGGATCAGCGCGCAATCGTTTGCGCCGACAGCCTTCGTGACGGCCTCGTTCTGGCGGTCGTTGTTGTCGATGAACGTCTCCTCGATGGAGTCAAACTCGGGCTCGGCACGGCCGAACAGCACGTCTTTCCGGCGTTCGTTGCCCTTCAACAGCGCGTCATGGAGCGCGGCGAGCAGCCGATCCGTGGTCAGTTCGGAGGGATAGACGTCCAGCCTCGAGACTTCGACCGGCTCGTCGGCGGTCAGTACGACCGCATCATCCAGTCGCTCGATCATCGCCAGTTCGGAGTTGCCACGGACTGGATGCCCGTCGCTCGCCAGCACGAGGTCGCCCTCGCGGAGCTTTGAGGTCGCGCCACCCTCGCGTGTCGCGCGTAGTTCCCAGCGCCCGCCCTCGAGTTCGGACATCTCGCTGAACTCGAGGTCGATCAGCGCGCGGTCGTCGTCGGCGCGTTCCTGGGCGTCTTGCTCCCAGAGTTTGGCGTACTCGCGGTGGACTTCGCGGCGTTCCTCCTCGATGGCGCGATAGAATCGGTCGAAGTACTCGCGTTCCTCCTCGGGGAGTGGCGTGCCGATCTGGCCGGCTTTTGACTCCTGGTTGAGCCGTCCGGAGACGACCATGCAGGTGTCTTGCTCGAAACAGTACTCGCACTTGGCTGAGCCTTCATAGCCCGTGGGGACGCCCTCGGTCATCTCCATCGCCGCAAGTTCGTTGCGCAATCGGACGACGAATTTGAGCAGTCCCTGGCCCATCGAGAAGTCCTTTGCCGGCGTGAGGTCGCCAGTTTCTTCGTTGCGATCCAGCGCGGAGTTTTTCGTATAGAGTAGCGTTCCCGTGTCGATGTCGCCACCGCGTTCTTCGAGCAGCAGGGCATAACAGGCCGCCTGCACCTTGTCCTTGAATCGGGGCTCCTTTTTGAGGTTCTTCCCAGTCTTGAGTTCGACCGGCGCGCCCCGTCGAATCGCGTCGGCTCGCCCGCGGATACCGAACGTCTCGCTGATGAGTAGTTGCTCAGACCGCCAGGAATCATCTTCAGTCAAACGCCCTTGCTCGAGCCAGCCCTCGATTGCGCCGGCGTTCTCGCGAACGTCCTCGGCGACGGCCTTGGGCGACTCACCGAGCAGGCCGAGTTGCAGACCGCGTTCCTCGACGCGCGCGTCGATGGACTCCTCGAGATCGCGCCCGCGAAGCAAGTCGCCGAAGACCTCGTGGACGAGCGTCCCTTTTACGACCGGATAGTTCAGCGGCACCCCGGATAGTTTGTTCAGGTAGTAGAGGCGCGGACACTCCACCCAGTTGCGGATCGAGGTCACGTTGACAAGAAAGCTCGGCTCGACGACGACGTAGGACTCGCCCGTCGTCTTGTAGCGCTGTTCGCCCTGATACTCGTCTTCCGCTACGTCCATGACCAGCAACTCCATCCCGGGCTCGAGCAGCTCGGCCGATTCGGTCCACTTGTTCCAGCACGTGACCGTGGTCGGCTCGTGTTCCTCGCCGTCGGCTGGGGCTGTCGAGGCGTGGACCGACTCGATATCGCTTGCGACCGTGTCGATCCGCAGCGGTACCTCGGCCAGATCGCTCTCGCCGTAACTCGTCGACACCGACCGCACCTCGACGTCGCCCGCGACGGTTCCGCGTATGTGCACGACTATGGCTCACGAACCGAGCCAGCAAAAACGCTACTGGTCGGCCGCCGCGCGAGCAGGCTGGTATTTCCTCTGTCCAACACGTTCGCGCCCAGCAAATCGTTCGACTGCGTCGGTCTGTGTAATCTCGTCTTACTCACCGTGATGGGCGGCCGATCACCGAAACGGTCGCCCTCGCTTTTGAGAACTCGAGGGCAAGCGGCGTCTATGAGTAACCCGTCCGACGACCGTCATCGGGAGACGGACACCGACGCTGATTCGAGACACGACGAGCAGACAGACACAGCGAGGGAGCCGTCCGATGAAGCGATGGTCTCCGACGTCGACTCGGAAACCGGCATCGGCGACAATCCCCAAATGGACGAACGCGACCCGGGAGATGATGGGACGCTGATCGCCTCGGAGGAGCGGCGTCGGAACACCCCGATCGTCAGCGCAATCGTCGCTGTTCTGGGCGCATGGGTTGCACTCTCCGTACTGGTCTATGACGTGAGCGGTGCGACACTCGGGAACAACGTCCTCGTCGGTGCAGTCGTGTTCGTCGCTGCGAGCTACAACTACTACCGCCTCGCGAACGATATTCCGCTAAGCGTTGGCGTTGCCTCGCTGGTCGCCGTCCTTGGCATCTGGCTCATCATCTCTGCCGCGCTGTTCGAGATGATCGGTGGCATGTTCTGGAGTACGCTCGCCACCGGCCTGCTCATCGCTGGCCTCTCCGGGTACAACGCCTATGAAGCCCGCGACGCACGAACCGTCACTGATGCAGAGCTTGAGAGCGGCTCCTAACACCCCTGTCCTTAGATCTCTGCCTCGAGTGTTCGAAGTCGATACTCGGCGGCGTGATGTCGGAGTGCAACGACAGCAAAGCCAAGAATGCCGACTGCAAAACAGAGCGCGACGACAGGTGAGACGCCGTTGACGTAGCTGTTGAGCACCTGTCCAATCGCGAGCACTAGTGGCCCAACTGTGAGGAGACACGTCGTCGCTGGCGTCGCACGAAACAGTTCAGCAATTGAGATAGGGTGGCGGGTAGACATGTCGAAATCGTCGGTTACGCGTTGTGTCGGGGGACCCATCGTATTCCTTTTGGTTCCTGCCCTGACTGGGCATCCTGGTTTTCGTCCGACCGATACGTTCATTCCGACTGCGTCCCAACCGCCGCTCATGCGGATTCGTGAGTGGCAGGACATACTCGAGGACGTCACTGACCGAGCTGTTGACGCCGAAGACTGGCGGGCAGTTGCCGGTGACCGCGCCGGTGGTGTCGGCGAAGACATGTATCTCGCACATCCTCGCGCAGGGGTCTTTTTCCTGAAAACGTACGCCAAAAATCCCTACGAGGTGCGCGGCGTCGGCACGCGCGTCGCCCGAAATTTGGACGACGAAATCGGCTCGTTCCTTCCGAATCAACAAGACGCCGGCGGCCGCTTTGCCGTCCAATCCCCACCGGAAGACGAGTCCCACGCCGACTCCATCTCGAAGCGACTGCAGACCGTCCTCGAGACCCATGCGGACGCCCCAACCCGGCCACAGGATCTCTTTGATGACGTCATGGATGCCCTCGAGAGCCCAGCGTTCGGGCCGATGGAGTACGATCAGTACGACCGCCCCGACGAACTCGAGAAGCTTGCCGAGCGATTCGAGGAGGCAGACGACCTGCTGAATGCGGAACTCGAGGATCTGATCGAAACGGACGAAGTCGATCGCGGCTTTATGTAGTGTGGGCATGCTGGCGACTGCGTCCGCTGGGTCTATACGAATCGCACCCGACGACTCACCAATGAGCGAGTCACCAGCGGCCGTCGTCCGCGCGTACTACGACGCGCTCCGGGCAGGCGAGACACTCGAGGACTATTTTCTCGAGGCCGAAACCGACGCAGAGAGTGCGGCAGACGACACAACGACGGTCAAGTTCGGCATCAGTGAGGCGCTGTTTGGCTACGACGCAGTCGCCGAGGCGCTTCAGGAACAGACGGCGACGACGGATTCGTGGTCACTCGAGAGTACCGATCTGGTCGTTAGTGAATACGACGGCGTTGCGACGTTCGCGGACGAAGTGGCGATGGCTTGGACGGACACCGAATGCGGCGACCGCAAGCGCTTCGAGACGCGCTGGAGCGGCACGTTGGTGCCTGCTGACTCGAGCGAGGACGCCGAGTCATACCCAGACTGGCGCTTCGTTTCGATGCACGTCAGCACCGCGGAGGCGCTATGAGCGACGAGCGCGGGCGGACGTTCGGTCAGAAACGCGAGCGCACTCAGGACACTCGAGAGCGCGATCGTGGCGGCCGGAATCGCCGGCGACGAGGCCGTCGCGGCGCGAGCGCACGCGATCCCGACATCACGGGCCGACGACAACTC is a window of Natronolimnobius sp. AArcel1 DNA encoding:
- a CDS encoding AAA domain-containing protein encodes the protein MHIRGTVAGDVEVRSVSTSYGESDLAEVPLRIDTVASDIESVHASTAPADGEEHEPTTVTCWNKWTESAELLEPGMELLVMDVAEDEYQGEQRYKTTGESYVVVEPSFLVNVTSIRNWVECPRLYYLNKLSGVPLNYPVVKGTLVHEVFGDLLRGRDLEESIDARVEERGLQLGLLGESPKAVAEDVRENAGAIEGWLEQGRLTEDDSWRSEQLLISETFGIRGRADAIRRGAPVELKTGKNLKKEPRFKDKVQAACYALLLEERGGDIDTGTLLYTKNSALDRNEETGDLTPAKDFSMGQGLLKFVVRLRNELAAMEMTEGVPTGYEGSAKCEYCFEQDTCMVVSGRLNQESKAGQIGTPLPEEEREYFDRFYRAIEEERREVHREYAKLWEQDAQERADDDRALIDLEFSEMSELEGGRWELRATREGGATSKLREGDLVLASDGHPVRGNSELAMIERLDDAVVLTADEPVEVSRLDVYPSELTTDRLLAALHDALLKGNERRKDVLFGRAEPEFDSIEETFIDNNDRQNEAVTKAVGANDCALIHGPPGTGKTYTIARAIRAMVERGERVLLSAFTNRAVDNALEAVLEQLGDNLESDRVVRVGSESGVRDDMQPYRLERSGEPEDCLAELENAQVVAATTATCGSRIMKEQQFNVALVDEAAQLTEPGTHAAINLAERFVLVGDHEQLPPVVRAENELTESLFERLIDLHPDAGVMLDRQYRMNQRIQAFASSEFYDGQLRPAEPEVAARTLDDLEGVSRDALPDSLHDPVTFVDVEGDGSRYTDSAEAARIAELIETYEAAGLERTDIGVIAPFRAQVSEISKHVPEDVAVDTVDRFQGSSQEVIIVSFTATGTLEGPIFEDYRRINVALTRPKRALVLVGDGTALASEPVYKRMLEWAQG
- a CDS encoding ATP-dependent helicase, whose amino-acid sequence is MSGLADLELPLSDDELPFDPDAATITDSDIFGLLEPAVQEWWLEEFGEYVPENEGFFTPPQRGAIPKIHDEKNTLICAPTGSGKTMSSFLSIINYLYQLDRDTDAGLENAVYCLYISPLKSLANDIHRNLEVPLEGIESIAADRGEPMGEIRHAIRHGDTPSSERQKMLEETPHILNTTPETLAILLNSPKFSEKLRTVEYVIVDEIHSLAASKRGTHLSVSLERLEAMVDHDITRIGCSATIDPLSQVAEFLVGYEVPSGTSEKRAGNSVTREVPPGNSKEPSGEQRDPRGYDAPESSPRDYDIVDARFAREFDIELECPTDDLINTSREVVQERFYRMLHEHIQDHTNTLVFTNTRSGAERVLHNLRENFDAYDEENSGCHHGSLSKEVRHDIESRLKDGTLDVVTTSTSLELGIDMPHVDLVVQVGSPKSVASLLQRVGRAGHRVGQTVTGRVIALDRDELLECAVMLKKAEEGFVDSVSIPENAQDVAAQQVYGMAIAEIRPEEEVTNILRRAYPYRDYSEAEWESLCRYLTADYAGLEDKNVYAKIWRDENDPPDGEHHYEEYPVGEPLIGKRGRLARVIYMTNIGTIPDSFTCDVYTRASDEWVGQLDENYLDTLEKGDVFVLGGDHFEFRYRRGSKVYVDRTHSRPTVPSWYSERLPLSYDLGREIVDFQGQLLSHYEEGGPARVRAWLREFPLDDNSVRAIARLFDHQLQYAGPESVSTPDRLAIEVDRDREEYERHYYIHSAYGRQFNDGLSRLLAYRCAQEATANVRVAVADNGFVLSMPLNRKVDLESIIDDLSADQVRDDLRAAIADTDLLQRYFRINATRSLMILKRYKGYEKSASEQQVSSEMLLGFAEDLENFAVIEETYREILEDKLAVDELESVVDAIDSGDLIIERHLVDSPTPRAFGLATLSASDVVLAEDESAALQAFHEHVLEEIGTESMQGLASESE
- a CDS encoding helix-turn-helix domain-containing protein, which gives rise to MATEASFTVPSDEFPLGTVFEQLPDVSVELERIIPARDVVIPYFWVRGTEVDDIEGAFSEHPGVTGIQFIDSVKDDHLLRVEWAVDYDDVLTTLTETEIALIEAVGTDKEWTFDIRGDSRDDIAGFQSRCREVGIPITLTKLHALTPIETATEEALTATQQEALVLAYERGYFESPRETTMEEIGDELGITQQAVASRLRRGINYILGNTLSDVSAPSR
- a CDS encoding nuclear transport factor 2 family protein; this translates as MSESPAAVVRAYYDALRAGETLEDYFLEAETDAESAADDTTTVKFGISEALFGYDAVAEALQEQTATTDSWSLESTDLVVSEYDGVATFADEVAMAWTDTECGDRKRFETRWSGTLVPADSSEDAESYPDWRFVSMHVSTAEAL
- a CDS encoding methyltransferase domain-containing protein; protein product: MRREQTHYSKAWYNALSPYYDVLVDPVQGRLRGRGIEYLGVSPDDRVLDIGCGTGRGVATLQNAVGSDGQVIGIDIAEQMCQLARDQLDDEDPSVVVCGNALSLPFDTDSFDVVLASFTLELFADDHRTTVLEEIHRVLRPGGRICVISPTTAASDTISLLYTRLNDVFPTLVDSRPLDVSTVLTNAGFGVVQTHIEWVLVVPVELVVAHCGLRG
- a CDS encoding AIR synthase family protein is translated as MPGKVPPEKLLTHVFNRTGTTDTDETIIQGPAHGEDAAAIDWPGGNLVVSSDPISLAASKVGTLGVAIACNDVAAAGADPRWLTAVILLPGESADLETITTDLDAAANDVGASIVGGHSEYVDQLERPLLSLTAMGATETVIPTGGAEPGDRVILTKAAGIEGTAILASDFGDEFDIDDDLRKRAEAFLEDLSIVPDARVVREYATAMHDPTEGGVVAGLRELARASDVRLEVDRDAVPVRSETRRLCDAANVDPLQIFGSGALLATVPAGAVDDCLADLANAGIAAAEIGIATAGGSDVLLEGEPLTGSLEDDLYPLWESADSDADA